A single genomic interval of Mangifera indica cultivar Alphonso chromosome 5, CATAS_Mindica_2.1, whole genome shotgun sequence harbors:
- the LOC123215541 gene encoding dynein light chain LC6, flagellar outer arm-like — protein sequence MEAAEELERRSKFLNSLIQKKKAMEQQNQNDQFNFRVRASDMPLPLQNKAFKCARDHLNSMPGKLDSKRLALALKKEFDSSYGPAWHCIVGTSFGSYVTHSLGGFLYFSIDKVYVLLFKTAVEPLDH from the exons ATGGAGGCTGCAGAGGAGCTGGAGAGGAGAAGCAAGTTCTTGAACAGTTTAATTCAGAAGAAGAAAGCCATGGAGCAACAAAATCAAAACGATCAGTTTAATTTTCGTGTTAGAGCCTCCGATATGCCTCTTCCTTTACAAAACAAGGCATTCAAATGTGCACGTGACCACCTTAACTCTATGCCTGGAAAGCTTGACAGTAAACGCCTTGCTCTTGCTCTTaagaag GAATTTGACTCTTCATATGGTCCAGCTTGGCACTGCATTGTGGGAACAAGCTTTGGTTCCTACGTTACACATTCACTTGGAGGCTTCTTGTATTTTTCAATTGACAAGGTTTATGTTCTGCTTTTCAAAACAGCTGTTGAGCCCTTAGACCATTGA
- the LOC123216053 gene encoding glucan endo-1,3-beta-glucosidase 3-like: MPLFLLIFLLFTPSAVSADEDAFIGVNIGTDLSDMPSPKKVVALLKAQNIRYVRLYDADQAMLLALANTGIQVTVSVPNEQLLGIGQSNATAANWVARNVIAYVPATNITAIAVGSEVLTVLPNASPVLVSAMKYIYSALVASNLDGQIQVSTPHSSSIILDSFPPSQAFFNRTWDPVMVPLLKFLQSTGSYLMLNVYPYYDYMQSNGVIPLDYALFRPLPSNKEAVDANTLLHYTNVFDAVVDAAYFAMSDLNFTNIPIVVLESGWPSKGDSSEPDATIDNANTYNSNLIRHVLNNTGTPKYPGIAVSTYIYELYNEDTRPGSVSEKNWGLFNADGLPVYVLHLTGAGTVLANDTTNQTFCVAKDGADPKMLQAALDWACGPGKVDCSVLLQGQPCYQPDNVVSHSTYAFDAYFQQMGKSPGTCDFKGVATITTTDPSHGSCIFPGSNGRNGTIPTNGTSLAPSSNSTTSGCPSQYMCGGNFVTNPVIIVVLLLSAVFL; this comes from the exons ATGCCTCtgtttcttcttatttttcttctcttcacaCCCTCGGCGGTCTCCGCCGATGAag ATGCCTTCATTGGTGTGAACATTGGTACAGACCTCTCAGACATGCCAAGCCCAAAAAAGGTAGTAGCCCTTCTTAAAGCTCAGAATATTAGATATGTAAGGCTTTATGATGCTGATCAAGCCATGCTTCTTGCCCTTGCCAATACGGGAATCCAAGTGACTGTTTCTGTTCCCAATGAACAGCTCCTTGGCATCGGTCAGTCCAATGCCACTGCAGCCAACTGGGTTGCTCGCAATGTCATAGCTTATGTCCCTGCCACCAACATCACTGCCATCGCTGTTGGATCTGAAGTCCTTACTGTGCTTCCTAATGCCAGTCCAGTCTTGGTTTCTGCCATGAAGTATATCTATTCTGCCTTAGTTGCCTCTAATCTTGATGGCCAAATTCAAGTCTCTACCCCACATTCTTCTTCTATCATTCTTGACTCCTTTCCTCCTTCCCAAGCTTTCTTTAATCGCACCTGGGATCCAGTCATGGTTCCTCTGCTAAAATTTTTACAGTCCACCGGTTCTTACCTTATGCTCAATGTATATCCATATTATGATTACATGCAGTCTAATGGTGTAATTCCATTGGACTATGCACTTTTCCGCCCCCTCCCTTCTAACAAGGAAGCAGTGGATGCTAACACTCTTCTACATTACACTAATGTCTTTGATGCTGTTGTTGATGCTGCATATTTTGCAATGTCTGATCTGAACTTCACCAATATCCCTATTGTTGTGCTGGAATCTGGGTGGCCCTCGAAGGGTGACTCATCTGAACCTGATGCAACTATTGATAATGCTAACACTTACAACAGTAACTTGATCAGGCATGTGCTTAACAACACAGGAACTCCTAAGTACCCTGGGATTGCGGTCAGCACATATATTTATGAGCTTTACAATGAGGATACGAGACCTGGTTCAGTCTCGGAGAAGAATTGGGGGCTTTTCAATGCCGATGGACTACCAGTGTATGTCTTACACTTGACAGGCGCTGGGACTGTTTTGGCTAATGATACTACGAACCAAACCTTTTGTGTTGCAAAGGATGGTGCTGACCCGAAGATGCTCCAGGCAGCACTTGATTGGGCTTGTGGTCCTGGAAAAGTTGATTGCTCAGTGTTATTGCAGGGTCAGCCATGTTATCAGCCAGATAATGTGGTTTCACATTCAACATATGCTTTCGATGCCTATTTTCAACAGATGGGCAAATCTCCTGGGACCTGTGATTTTAAAGGGGTAGCTACCATCACTACCACAGATCCAA GTCATGGTTCTTGTATATTTCCTGGAAG TAATGGAAGAAATGGCACTATACCGACAAATGGAACATCACTGGCTCCTTCATCAAATTCAACAACTTCAGGATGCCCTTCACAGTACATGTGTGGTGGTAACTTTGTCACAAACCCAGTGATTATAGTAGTACTACTCTTGAGTGCAGTTTTCTTGTAG